A stretch of Apostichopus japonicus isolate 1M-3 chromosome 9, ASM3797524v1, whole genome shotgun sequence DNA encodes these proteins:
- the LOC139974289 gene encoding uncharacterized protein isoform X1, translating to MAKFRGRQVCQSFLAVLTLWNSLGSEMVVASVGKQSSGSSYFVFQQPEYPRDCKDVLNTCSSTHNTSGVYLIKPDGYPEPFEVYCDNEFNNGGWTVLQRRRLDSVNFNRNWQDFKNGFGFLGSEFWIGNEKLAFLTNQKVYQLRLEFENAAGQSYYVTYDQFRISDEWGQYQLSSAGTHGGTAESHLEWCPTNKTFSNETCERTCDDPDTCISSTSRTGLEKCVCVGDYMIQGEDCIPQNQCSCFAADKGTVLMNGESYVNSGCTRRSNCSNNQLMVEDSYHCSDDATCDVREGVRRCYCIDGYEGDGVTCTRKAVPKDCQELYVDGSSDGVYTIYPDGWPSGIQVYCEMESNGGGWTVIQRRSSAAVDFYRTWAEYKTGFEHPRGDHWLGNDYIHAITNQKEYSLRIDLTDSSSSSYYALYSSFSISDDAEKYRLSIGSYSGNSGSDAMSRSNNKQFSTSDRDNDESSSYNCAEKHRGAWWFGYYYYYFNSYSNCPIHEYYCDFFPVGSYCGYCAHSHLNGDYDGSTRGTNIFWNSLSGYDCGLQYTEMKIRPV from the exons ATGGCAAAATTTCGAGGGAGACAAGTTTGCCAAAGTTTCTTGGCAGTGTTGACGCTATGGAATTCACTTGGTTCAGAAATG gTCGTCGCAAGCGTCGGGAAACAATCATCAG GTTCctcatactttgtttttcaacaacctgaATACCCAAGAGATTGCAAGGATGTATTGAATACCTGCTCCTCTACCCATAATACATCTGGCGTGTACCTCATCAAACCAGACGGATACCCTGAACCCTTTGAAGTTTACTGTGATAATGAATTCAATAAcggtggatggacg GTGTTACAGCGGCGAAGACTGGATTCTGTAAATTTTAATAGGAATTGGCAAGACTTCAAAAACGGCTTTGGTTTTCTTGGCAGTGAGTTTTGGATTGGAAATGAGAAATTAGCTTTTCTAACGAACCAAAAAGTATACCAACTGAGATTGGAGTTTGAGAATGCTGCAGGACAGTCTTATTACGTAACATATGACCAAtttcgtatctcagatgaatgggggCAATATCAACTCTCAAGCGCAGGAACTCACGGAGGAACAGCAG AATCTCATTTGGAATGGTGTCCAACGAATAAGACATTTTCCAATGAGACATGTGAGAGGACGTGTGATGACCCTGACACATGCATCTCCTCAACCTCTCGTACAGGACTAGAGAAATGTGTTTGTGTTGGTGATTACATGATTCAGGGTGAAGATTGCATTCCTCAGAACCAATGCAGCTGTTTCGCTGCTGACAAGGGGACTGTATTAATG AACGGCGAGTCTTACGTCAATTCAGGATGTACAAGAAGATCAAATTGTAGCAATAACCAACTCATGGTAGAAGATAGTTACCACTGTAGTGATGACGCGACTTGTGATGTCAGAGAAGGTGTTCGTAGATGTTACTGTATAGATGGCTACGAAGGTGACGGTGTTACGTGTACCCGCAAGGCAGTCCCAAAGGATTGCCAAGAGCTTTACGTTGATGGTTCTAGTGATGGAGTTTACACCATTTACCCTGATGGTTGGCCAAGCGGCATTCAGGtttactgtgagatggaaagtaacggaggaggatggacg GTAATTCAGCGACGATCTAGCGCCGCTGTTGATTTCTATCGTACCTGGGCTGAATACAAGACCGGATTTGAACATCCTAGAGGTGATCACTGGCTTGGTAATGATTACATACACGCAATTACCAATCAAAAAGAATACAGTCTCCGGATAGACCTCACAGATTCAAGCAGTTCATCGTATTACGCCCTCTATTCCTCCTTCAGCATAAGTGATGATGCGGAAAAATATCGACTATCAATTGGATCATATAGTGGAAATTCAG GTTCTGATGCTATGTCGCGaagcaacaacaaacaattcaGCACAAGTGACCGGGATAATGATGAGTCGAGTTCCTATAACTGCGCCGAGAAGCATCGAGGAGCCTGGTGGTTcggctattattattattatttcaatagTTATTCTAATTGCCctattcatgaatattattgTGATTTTTTCCCTGTCGGAAGTTACTGTGGTTATTGTGCTCATTCTCACCTCAACGGAGACTACGACGGCTCAACTCGTGGAACGAACATATTCTGGAATAGTCTTAGTGGATACGACTGCGGCCTACAATATACGGAGATGAAAATACGGCCAGTGTAG
- the LOC139974289 gene encoding uncharacterized protein isoform X2 has protein sequence MAKFRGRQVCQSFLAVLTLWNSLGSEMVVASVGKQSSGSSYFVFQQPEYPRDCKDVLNTCSSTHNTSGVYLIKPDGYPEPFEVYCDNEFNNGGWTVLQRRRLDSVNFNRNWQDFKNGFGFLGSEFWIGNEKLAFLTNQKVYQLRLEFENAAGQSYYVTYDQFRISDEWGQYQLSSAGTHGGTAESHLEWCPTNKIFSNVTCERTCDDPDTCISSTSRTELEKCVCVGDYMIQGEDCIPQKQCSCFAADKGTVLMNGESYVNSGCTRRSNCSNNQLIEEESYHCSDDATCDVREGVRRCYCIDGYEGDGVTCTREAVPKDCKELYVDGSSDGVYTIYPDGWPSGIHVYCEMESNGGGWTVIQRRSSAAVDFYRTWAEYKTGFENPRGDHWLGNDYIHAITNQKTYSLRIDLTNARSSSYYALYSSFSISDDADKYRLSIGSYSGNTGYDAMSWHNNKPFSTRDEDNDGWSDFDCAEKHRGAWWFGNHDHDRSNSYCRTYDYYCEHFPVGDGCGKCAYSHLNGDYDSSTRGTNNYWRYLSGYECNLQYTEMKIRPV, from the exons ATGGCAAAATTTCGAGGGAGACAAGTTTGCCAAAGTTTCTTGGCAGTGTTGACGCTATGGAATTCACTTGGTTCAGAAATG gTCGTCGCAAGCGTCGGGAAACAATCATCAG GTTCctcatactttgtttttcaacaacctgaATACCCAAGAGATTGCAAGGATGTATTGAATACCTGCTCCTCTACCCATAATACATCTGGCGTGTACCTCATCAAACCAGACGGATACCCTGAACCCTTTGAAGTTTACTGTGATAATGAATTCAATAAcggtggatggacg GTGTTACAGCGGCGAAGACTGGATTCTGTAAATTTTAATAGGAATTGGCAAGACTTCAAAAACGGCTTTGGTTTTCTTGGCAGTGAGTTTTGGATTGGAAATGAGAAATTAGCTTTTCTAACGAACCAAAAAGTATACCAACTGAGATTGGAGTTTGAGAATGCTGCAGGACAGTCTTATTACGTAACATATGACCAAtttcgtatctcagatgaatgggggCAATATCAACTCTCAAGCGCAGGAACTCACGGAGGAACAGCAG AATCTCATTTGGAATGGTGTCCAACGAATAAGATATTCTCCAACGTGACATGTGAGAGGACGTGCGATGACCCTGACACATGCATCTCTTCAACCTCTCGTACAGAACTAGAGAAATGTGTTTGTGTTGGTGATTACATGATTCAGGGTGAAGATTGCATTCCTCAGAAACAATGCAGCTGTTTCGCTGCTGACAAGGGGACTGTATTAATG AACGGTGAGTCTTACGTCAATTCAGGCTGTACAAGAAGATCAAATTGTAGCAATAACCAACTCATAGAAGAAGAGAGTTACCACTGTAGTGATGACGCGACTTGTGATGTCAGAGAAGGTGTTCGTAGATGCTACTGTATAGATGGCTACGAAGGAGACGGTGTTACGTGTACCCGCGAGGCAGTTCCAAAGGATTGCAAAGAGCTTTACGTTGATGGTAGTAGTGATGGAGTTTACACCATTTACCCTGATGGTTGGCCAAGCGGCATTCATGtttactgtgagatggaaagtaacggaggaggatggacg GTCATTCAGCGACGATCAAGCGCCGCTGTTGATTTCTATCGTACCTGGGCTGAATACAAGACCGGATTTGAAAATCCTAGAGGTGATCATTGGCTCGGTAATGATTATATACACGCAATTACCAACCAAAAAACATACAGTCTACGAATAGATCTTACAAATGCAAGAAGTTCATCGTATTACGCCCTCTATTCCTCCTTCAGCATCAGTGACGATGCGGACAAATATCGACTATCAATTGGATCATATAGTGGAAATACCG GTTATGATGCTATGTCTTGGCACAACAACAAACCATTCAGCACACGTGACGAAGACAATGACGGGTGGAGTGATTTTGACTGTGCGGAGAAACATCGAGGAGCCTGGTGGTTCGGGAACCATGATCATGATAGGTCTAATTCTTATTGCCGTACTTATGATTATTATTGCGAGCATTTCCCTGTCGGAGACGGCTGTGGTAAGTGCGCTTATTCTCACCTTAACGGAGACTACGACAGCTCCACTCGAGGCACGAACAACTACTGGAGATATCTTAGTGGATATGAGTGCAACTTGCAatacacagaaatgaaaatacgACCAGTGTAG
- the LOC139973514 gene encoding uncharacterized protein, with protein sequence MTSQLELEKLVSIGEKLGLKGVELKQFLDDERDKLKQERDEERDRRAKQRAIDAHEQEEDRQRQEKIEREKAKQLEIQLKIEEAKQAQAEAQAQIGNGGYHGNGSAARSRPPKLPPFNQEKDDIDAYINRFERYATLQGWDRDTVWATSLSALIQGCGLFEYSSLSLEDSKDYDKVKQALLRAYHLTADGFRKKFRDIRPAHEDTGTKYVTKLKNYLHRWMELEEVTTYEQLQDIILREQFLNSCSKDLETFLKERKPKNITTMGEFTDQYVEAHGGWYPGHSKNSRSTQNSNSTRNQNRNNGRFHNHNQKFPQQNQKGKTYSGQRSEPRKCYICDKPGHFARDCRTKRMQTMALMTDVFSDMMEKRASTLTEQNLPDKKETGGACTDIGAFMMVKPDPHLFQASKKGFFTLDCGHKLTVLTQVTAACKDQNLSSMPVQMGKIGNQSVKVLRDSGCSGVVVRSQYVKPSQMTGDVKTCILIDGTVRQYPVANILVDTPYFSGSVSALCMNDPVYDLILGNVPGVREPTNPDPNWEESQTQDQPVQPPPNVTKPMAIRNDDDPNTVAAAQTRSQSKAKEKPFKKLKVSSPIGEEVTADMLREKQQQDPTLEKIRQLAETGDDKVSKNGSTHKYVKSSGILYREFSSPRVEFGNRFRQVVVPVDYRDHVLKVAHESILGGHQGSKKTRDKVMSDFTWPGMQADVTRYCQSCDVCQRTLPKGRVTKVPLGSMPLIEEPFQRVAVDLVGPIKPATERGHRYILVLVDYATRYPEAVPMKTIEAESVAEELLGIYSRLGFPKEVLTDQGSQFVSGVMKEVSRLLSIRRLTTTPYHAMCNGLVEKFNGTLKAMLKKMCDERPKDWDRYIDPLLFAYRETPQESTGFSPFELLYGRTVRGPMRILKELWTGESEVSETKTVYQYVLDLQERLEQTCQLAREELKKSRQRYKTYYNKKARVRNMKVGEEVLLLLPTDKNKLLMQWKGPFPIVEKVGTMNYKIDFGHRVKTFHANLLKKYNRREVAATMFEMPIQSMYEVVCTSVLEDEPQEKSGISELKSFFTDDLIHLPPMFQKERSTDVNISGQLGKTKTQQVQQILTEFEDSLTDLPGKTKLGEHVIKVSDTTPIRSKPYPIPHALRDDIRKEIQSMLRMGVISHSKSPYACPLVALKKPDGSLRACCDTRKINMITEFDAEPVPDQEEIFAKLSKDCYFSKIDLSKGYWQIPMAKESKPLTAFVTHDGLYEFNMMPFGLVNSGATFNRVMRKLLKGIENVHSYVDDILIHTQTWEEHLQRVKEVFTRIKKANLTARPTKCFIGYNEVEFLGHIIGEGRVKPKPDKIKAIQQAERPTTKTQVRSFLGLVGYYRKFVPNFAAVAVPLTNCTKKGEPNVIRWGESQEQAFQTLKSKLASSPILQLPDLHREFTLRTDASDTGVGAILLQEFAGEKFPVAYASKKLNKSQMRYSVMERECLAVVWAVLKFEPYLYGKEFVIETDHQPLTCIRKSKVANGRIMRWALALQPYRYRIQVIKGADNVGADYLSRSTEIMQANFLSFISKEL encoded by the coding sequence ATGACTAGTCAACTAGAGTTAGAAAAACTTGTGTCAATCGGAGAAAAGTTAGGTCTCAAAGGTGTAGAACTAAAACAATTCTTAGATGATGAAAGGGACAAGCTTAAGCAAGAACGAGATGAAGAAAGAGATCGAAGAGCTAAGCAAAGGGCGATTGATGCACACGAACAAGAAGAAGATAGGCAGAGACAAGAAAAGATAGAAAGAGAAAAGGCAAAGCAGTTAGAAATACAACTCAAGATAGAAGAAGCAAAGCAAGCCCAAGCTGAGGCACAAGCACAGATAGGCAATGGAGGTTATCATGGTAATGGTAGTGCAGCAAGAAGTAGACCACCTAAACTGCCACCATTCAACCAAGAGAAAGACGACATTGATGCATATATCAATAGATTTGAACGTTATGCCACATTGCAAGGTTGGGATAGGGATACTGTATGGGCCACAAGTCTTTCAGCACTTATTCAAGGTTGTggattgtttgaatattcatcactttcACTTGAGGATTCCAAAGATTACGACAAGGTAAAGCAAGCCTTATTACGTGCATACCACCTTACAGCCGATGGTTTTAGGAAGAAATTTCGTGATATTAGACCTGCACATGAAGATACAGGAACCAAGTATGTCACAAAATTAAAGAATTATCTCCATAGATGGATGGAATTAGAGGAAGTAACTACTTATGAACAACTCCAAGACATAATATTGAGAGAGCAGTTCTTGAACTCATGTAGCAAAGATTTGGAAACAtttctgaaagaaagaaagccgAAGAACATCACAACAATGGGTGAATTTACCGATCAATATGTAGAAGCACATGGAGGTTGGTATCCTGGTCACTCCAAGAATAGTAGAAGTACTCAAAACAGTAATTCCACGAGGAACCAGAATCGTAACAACGGAAGATTCCACAATCACAATCAGAAGTTCCCGCAACAAAATCAGAAAGGGAAAACGTATTCTGGGCAGAGAAGTGAACCCAGGAAATGCTATATTTGTGATAAACCAGGCCACTTTGCAAGAGACTGTAGGACAAAGCGAATGCAAACCATGGCTCTTATGACAGATGTATTTAGTGACATGATGGAGAAACGCGCCTCAACTTTGACCGAACAGAACCTTCCAGACAAAAAGGAAACTGGCGGTGCATGTACAGACATTGGGGCATTCATGATGGTAAAGCCAGATCCTCATCTATTCCAAGCAAGTAAGAAGGGATTCTTCACATTAGATTGTGGTCACAAGTTAACTGTATTGACTCAAGTTACAGCCGCATGTAAAGATCAGAATTTGTCGTCGATGCCTGTTCAAATGGGTAAGATAGGGAATCAAAGTGTTAAAGTATTACGGGACAGTGGATGCAGTGGTGTAGTTGTAAGATCTCAGTACGTCAAGCCCAGCCAAATGACAGGTGACGTTAAAACTTGCATCCTGATTGACGGTACGGTACGACAATATCCCGTTGCCAACATACTCGTGGATACTCCATACTTCTCAGGTTCAGTTTCGGCCTTGTGTATGAATGATCCAGTCTATGATTTAATTCTAGGGAATGTCCCAGGTGTACGAGAACCTACCAATCCAGACCCGAATTGGGAAGAGTCACAGACACAGGATCAACCAGTACAACCACCACCAAATGTAACCAAGCCTATGGCAATAAGGAATGATGATGACCCAAATACAGTTGCCGCAGCACAGACAAGGAGTCAGAGCAAAGCAAAAGAGAAGccctttaaaaagttaaaggtATCGTCCCCGATTGGTGAAGAGGTTACTGCAGACATGCTACGTGAAAAGCAACAACAGGACCCCACCTTGGAAAAAATCAGACAGTTAGCCGAAACAGGAGATGATAAAGTGAGTAAAAATGGGAGTACTCATAAATATGTGAAGTCCAGTGGCATTCTCTACAGAGAATTTAGTTCTCCTCGAGTGGAATTTGGAAACAGATTTAGGCAGGTAGTAGTTCCAGTTGACTACAGAGATCATGTATTAAAGGTAGCACACGAATCGATTCTAGGGGGTCATCAAGGATCCAAAAAGACGCGTGATAAAGTAATGAGTGACTTTACATGGCCTGGAATGCAAGCAGACGTTACCAGGTATTGTCAGTCGTGTGATGTATGCCAAAGAACCCTCCCTAAAGGTCGTGTTACTAAAGTACCATTAGGAAGTATGCCGCTGATTGAAGAACCATTTCAAAGGGTAGCAGTAGACTTAGTAGGACCGATCAAGCCAGCCACAGAGCGTGGACATCGATACATATTGGTTTTAGTTGACTACGCAACTAGATACCCAGAAGCAGTACCAATGAAAACCATTGAAGCTGAGTCAGTAGCTGAGGAACTCCTTGGAATTTATTCAAGATTAGGCTTCCCAAAAGAAGTATTAACTGACCAAGGATCTCAGTTTGTCTCTGGCGTCATGAAAGAAGTTAGCCGATTATTGTCAATTCGCCGATTAACCACGACTCCGTACCATGCCATGTGCAATGGGTTGGTAGAGAAATTTAATGGCACATTGAAAGCAATGTTAAAGAAGATGTGCGATGAAAGGCCTAAAGATTGGGACAGATATATAGATCCCCTACTGTTTGCGTACAGGGAAACGCCACAGGAAAGCACAGGCTTCTCGCCATTTGAACTGCTATATGGGCGGACCGTGCGTGGTCCTATGCGGATTCTTAAGGAATTATGGACCGGCGAATCAGAAGTAAGTGAGACGAAGACTGTGTACCAGTACGTGTTGGACTTACAGGAACGTTTGGAGCAAACATGTCAACTAGCACGTGAGGAGCTCAAGAAGTCTAGACAAAGGTACAAAACGTACTACAACAAGAAAGCAAGAGTAAGAAACATGAAAGTAGGAGAAGAagtcctcctccttctccccaCTGATAAGAACAAGCTACTTATGCAGTGGAAGGGACCATTTCCAATAGTGGAGAAAGTTGGTACAATGAACTACAAAATAGACTTTGGCCATAGGGTCAAAACATTTCACGCCAACCTGCTAAAGAAATATAACAGACGTGAAGTGGCAGCTACTATGTTCGAGATGCCAATACAAAGTATGTATGAAGTTGTCTGCACATCGGTTCTAGAAGATGAACCACAAGAGAAATCTGGTATATCTGaactcaaatcatttttcacaGATGATCTTATACATCTTCCACCTATGTTTCAGAAGGAGCGAAGTACTGATGTGAATATCAGCGGACAattaggaaaaacaaaaactcaaCAGGTACAACAAATATTGACAGAGTTTGAAGACAGTTTGACTGACCTACCGGGGAAGACAAAGCTCGGTGAACATGTCATCAAAGTCAGCGATACAACACCTATAAGGAGTAAACCTTATCCAATACCACATGCTCTTCGAGATGATATCCGCAAGGAGATCCAAAGTATGCTGAGGATGGGCGTAATATCGCACAGCAAAAGTCCATACGCTTGTCCGTTGGTAGCATTAAAGAAGCCGGATGGATCTTTGAGGGCCTGTTGCGACACACgcaaaattaacatgatcaCGGAGTTTGATGCTGAGCCTGTTCCAGACCAGGAAGAGATTTTTGCAAAGTTATCCAAGGATTGCTACTTCAGTAAAATCGATCTGAGCAAAGGTTACTGGCAAATCCCAATGGCAAAAGAGTCGAAGCCATTAACAGCATTTGTGACTCATGATGGGTTATACGAGTTCAATATGATGCCATTTGGTCTTGTGAATTCTGGTGCTACATTCAACAGAGTGATGAGGAAGCTTCTTAAAGGAATTGAGAATGTCCATAGTTATGTAGATGATATCCTGATACACACTCAGACATGGGAGGAACATCTCCAGAGAGTAAAAGAAGTCTTCACAAGAATCAAGAAAGCCAACTTGACGGCTAGACctacaaaatgtttcattgggTACAATGAGGTGGAATTTTTAGGACATATTATAGGAGAAGGTAGAGTAAAACCCAAACCTGACAAAATTAAAGCCATTCAGCAAGCAGAGAGACCAACTACAAAGACTCAAGTGAGATCATTCTTAGGGTTGGTAGGTTACTACAGGAAGTTTGTACCAAACTTCGCAGCCGTGGCAGTACCACTGACTAACTGTACGAAGAAAGGGGAACCAAACGTGATTAGATGGGGCGAGAGCCAGGAACAGGCGTTCCAAACACTGAAGAGTAAGCTTGCAAGCTCACCGATACTTCAGCTCCCCGACCTCCACAGAGAATTCACACTTCGGACAGACGCTTCGGATACAGGAGTTGGGGCGATCCTTCTTCAGGAGTTTGCAGGTGAAAAATTTCCAGTAGCCTATGCTAGCAAAAAGCTGAACAAGAGTCAAATGAGATACTCAGTGATGGAGAGAGAATGCTTGGCCGTAGTCTGGGCTGTACTCAAGTTTGAGCCATATCTCTATGGCAAGGAATTTGTAATAGAGACAGACCATCAACCATTGACATGCATTCGGAAGTCGAAAGTGGCAAATGGAAGGATAATGAGGTGGGCACTGGCATTACAGCCATATCGTTACCGCATCCAAGTGATAAAGGGAGCCGATAATGTAGGGGCTGACTACTTGAGTAGAAGTACAGAAATAATGCAAGCCAATTTCTTATCCTTCATCAGCAAAGAGCTGTAA